In the Planktothrix sp. FACHB-1365 genome, one interval contains:
- a CDS encoding FAD-binding oxidoreductase, which translates to MNSIVIIGCGIVGATLAYELSQNPDLKITVIDQNPPAQASTGASLGVLIGIISQKTKGRAWRLRQYSMQRYETLIPELEAITGQKIPFNRQGILLLCYAEEELEKWHNLINLRRSQGFELEWLNPTEIQTRYPQINTEKVFGAVYSPDDRQLDPTQLTLTLVEAAQHRGVTFQFGVTVEFLEVLKTPDEQQVCQRIKTSEGDLNADWVVMASGLGTTPLISPLETENSGKKPIKIRPVLGQALQVRCVEPLGTLGLEPVITGNDVHIVPLGNAEYWVGATVEFPENDQEILVTPEPLDLVLKGAIAICPALEKATILKTWSGLRPRPEGIPAPVIGNLPGFSNILLATGHYRNGILLAPATAQEIRQLIQSN; encoded by the coding sequence ATGAATTCTATCGTTATTATTGGCTGTGGTATCGTTGGGGCAACCCTGGCTTATGAACTTTCCCAAAATCCCGATTTAAAGATTACAGTCATTGATCAAAACCCTCCGGCTCAAGCTTCAACAGGAGCTTCATTAGGGGTTTTAATAGGAATTATTAGCCAAAAAACAAAAGGACGAGCTTGGCGACTGAGACAGTATAGTATGCAACGTTATGAAACCTTAATTCCCGAATTAGAAGCCATAACAGGTCAAAAAATTCCCTTTAATCGTCAAGGAATTTTATTATTATGTTATGCCGAAGAGGAATTAGAAAAATGGCATAATCTTATCAATTTACGGCGTTCCCAAGGCTTTGAATTAGAATGGTTAAATCCAACGGAAATTCAAACTCGCTATCCTCAGATTAATACAGAAAAAGTGTTCGGTGCGGTTTATTCTCCTGATGATCGACAACTAGATCCCACGCAATTAACCTTAACTTTAGTTGAAGCAGCGCAACATCGAGGCGTAACCTTTCAATTTGGTGTAACGGTAGAGTTTTTAGAAGTATTAAAAACCCCAGACGAACAACAAGTTTGTCAACGGATTAAAACCTCTGAAGGAGACTTAAATGCTGATTGGGTTGTGATGGCATCAGGGTTAGGAACAACACCCTTAATTTCTCCCCTGGAAACTGAAAATTCAGGTAAAAAACCGATTAAAATTCGTCCGGTTTTGGGACAAGCGTTGCAAGTTCGTTGTGTTGAACCGTTAGGAACATTAGGGTTAGAACCTGTAATTACGGGAAATGATGTTCATATTGTACCGTTAGGAAATGCTGAATATTGGGTGGGAGCAACGGTTGAATTTCCTGAAAATGATCAAGAAATTTTAGTGACTCCTGAACCCTTGGATTTAGTATTAAAAGGAGCGATCGCCATTTGTCCAGCTTTAGAAAAGGCAACGATTCTTAAAACCTGGTCGGGGTTACGTCCTCGTCCTGAAGGGATTCCCGCTCCTGTTATTGGCAATTTACCCGGATTTTCTAATATTTTATTAGCCACTGGACATTATCGAAATGGGATTTTATTAGCACCCGCAACGGCTCAGGAAATTCGACAATTGATTCAGTCTAATTAA